Within Ipomoea triloba cultivar NCNSP0323 chromosome 9, ASM357664v1, the genomic segment atgctCAACAAGTGgtgaaatatttttctttattcttctCTCTTCCTCTTCTTGAAGTTTATTATGCAATTAAGGTAGGTATTAATAATTGAGtaaattactttaatttgagTATATTCGCGGCACATAATTTTCACTCCTTGCAGATTATTCATGTTTGTAATTTTAGGGATTTCATTCTACATTTTAAAGGTGGAATGTATTAATAAGAGTGaatttaaagaaatgacattttACCCCTCATTTTGAGAGACAAATAACGGAAAAACCTAATAAGGTAACATTTAGTAGTTAAGGGCTTAAatcaaacaaaagtttaaatatatgactttttaaataaatcacAATAGTGAATAGTCGAAAAATCTCAGCTGGTATTACCTCTAATGTAATATTACGTCTCCATTATGAATGACGCAATGTTTTGCCGTCTACCCTTATGGCCATGTGTATGCTTGAATCAGCGATAGATGGAAACGAAAAGTCAAAACCAATTGTTTCCTTCTGTCTTTTTACCATCCATTCAgtaactaaaaaataattaaaaaaattatattctctACTACACTGCTAATGAAATCTTCCcgcaaaacaacaacaacaataatattaatactaaataaaCAACACTGtatttaatatttgattaaataatacggagtacaacTTTTAGCTTCAAAAGGGGTGACTGGGTAGGCAGAATTATCACGAATTTGACTCTTACAAATACTCTGTCACTTGAACACGTTGCACATAATATTACATAATTTACACATTCAAATAatcattatgaaattattttgtcacaaaaaaataatacacattttaaatatattttaaaaagataatGCGAAATTTAACCAGCCAACCATATAAAATTGGCGCTATTCCAATCGAAAACGTATAGTAGTACAATAGCAACAAAGGTGAGGTCGTTGATTTGTTGtcgtacatatatataggatgaTGCTAggattttgttataataaaaGTGTGGTAACGCTTAATTCCCAGCGCAGCTTTTATATGTGGTGAGCCAGGAATATCGTTATGTGTggcttaaatttaaaaatgttcaaagcgtgataaaataagaaataatatgaaagacaaaaaaaaaaagttaacttatttacacaaaattatcataataccACAACCTTGTTCTGGACTGAATCAATGGGTGAGATTAGACCATATTTTTCACCTAACGCTTTCTTCGCACCTGATccgttatatatacatatatatatatatatgaaaggtTCCTATGCAAAGACAAGTTTCCATGCGGTTAACACACAAAGGACGCAGTTTTAGTGTAGAAATGATGCACCTAattttaagcattaaaatgacacaccttaaatacacaaaacacgcaccttaagcacataaataaaacaccttaagaaggaaagcTATGCAGTATGTACCTTAAGTTTCacaattgacgcaccttaaaaacacaaatcacgcacactaagaaggaaaaccacgcacctaaagaagaaaaatcacgcacctaaagctttaggctgTCCGTATcttaaatttgatttagatgCAAAACGACCAAATTATCATCGCGTATTTTCTAATCAGTGTTGATTCTGGACGTTTATTTAAGCAAAATCAATTGTTCTCATTCAACCGCACAACCACACAGGAGCTATCCACCCGCAcgcgcacatatatatatatatatatatatatatatatatatatatatatatatatatatatatatatataaacctcaAATTTCTCTTGTTCCCAAGAATCATGTGGTCTATTAGTATTAAGTTGCTCTCCTATACGAGAAGTTGGGGTTCTTGTCTCTCTGAAGAAAACAGAATTGAAATGTCGGTCGTCTTAATATCATAGTACTACAGTATACTAAATTAGGAAATTACGTGTGGCTCAGAGTTCTACTGGctcaaaaaacaaacaaatcaatTAAAGATCAGACAGGAAAATTTATCAattatctaaacaaaataaaagatgtgacgttttttattttatagagGAGCTGAGGGCCGGAATTATATATAACACGATTTTTAAATGGGTTAAGCAAGTTGGCTGCGAAATTGCGTTTACTCTAGTCTCTCTATATAAGCCCACTCTCCTATACTCTTGTACTCATCACCCATCTGCCTATTAGTGCTAAGTCAAATCATTTTCGTATTACTTAGTCTGTCCAGTCCACTTTCCAAAATAAGTAAGAAATGTATAATGGTAATAGGAGATCAGGGAATTATAAACCAAGCatctgggatgatgattatgTGCAATCTCGAACCGCTATCTACACTGTAAGCTAGGCATACATGAAATCAAGATTttatattaatgttattatgCTTTCTTTTTCATAGGGTTCCGGCCTATTCTTCTCGTCGTACTGATACAGATTAGATGGcgtttttaattttctttatgtTTTATCTGATGCATGAATGTATTCTACTATTACAGGAAAAAGAGTTCTCTAAACGGGCAGCTGAGCTAAAAGAAGGTGTGAGGAAAATGGTGGACGAAAATATGGATCCATTGGAAAAGCTTGAGCTTGTGGATCTCCTGCAAAGACTGGGCGTATCCTATCATTTTGAGGATGAAATACAGCATGTTTTGGAGCATATATACACCTCTTTCGGCTGTAATGGTGATCAAGATTTATATGCTACTGCTTTGCATTTCCGGCTGCTAAGACAGCACGGCTACAAAGTCCCTCAAGGTACCTACTTTGAACACCCACGCACCCACTCCACAGAAATAAAAAcagtaaaacatatatataattaaacctCGTACGTATTAACATGGgtatttgtttttgttacaGAGGTTTTCTGTGGTTTCATGGACGAAGAAGGAAAATTTAAGAGAAGCTTGAGCGAGGATACGAAGGGAATCCTTAGTCTGTACGAAGCAACATACCTATGCATGGAGGGTGAGAGCATTATGGAAGCAGCCCAACATTTGTGCACTAAACATCTTAGAGAAATCCAAAACATGAACGTATTAGATCAAGATTTGGTGGAGCATGCTCTAGAAATGCCTCTATACTGGAGGATGCAGAGGTTTGAAGCAAGATGGTTCATATCCGTTTATGAAAAGAGACACAACATGAAGCCAGTTTTATTGGAGTTTGCTAAACTGGACTACAATATGGTTCAAGCCAAATATTTGGAGGAATTAAAGCAAATGTCCAAGTGAGTGCATGTGCATATATACACTTTGTCTTAATACAACCtagacaaattaattaattagatcaatctagctagctagctaccaGCCTTGCCATTGCCAAGATGGAAGAAATCAaagaattttcttttttgttttttaacttttcataatattataggtggAATAAAGATATCCGTCTAGCGGAAAAGATGAGCTTTGCTAGGGACCGATTGGTGGAGGGTTTCTTATGGGCTGTGGGATTCACTCCTGATCCTCAGTTCGAATACTGCAGAAAGATCTCAACTAAGCTCGCTGTACTGATAACAATTCTTGATGACCTTTATGATGTTTACGGAGCCTTGGATGAACTGGAGATCTTCACTGATGTTGTTCAGAGGTTTGTCTCTTagcttatatttttattttggttcaAGGAATGCTTTTATTTTTACAGGGACTAAGGCACTTTTTGCTGCATACTTCATATATAGATGGGATGTAAATGCAGCTGAGACAGTACTTCCAGAGTATATGAAGATTTGTTTTCTAGCCATTTTCAACTCCATGAATGAACTGGGTTATGATGTTCTGAAAGACCAAGGTTTAAGCATTATTACAAACATAAGAAAACAGGTAATCCATATATTATTCACTGCCAGTAACTAAACCAGAGATCAGTAATATTAACCAGTTAATTAAGCTTTCTTGATTCTAGAAATAATGATAAGTGTACTTTATGGGAGTAAAACTTAGGGATTTTAGTGAAGaaacagaaaataaaagaataaaaactgTGGCAAACTTTTTTATGGATCAATGAAAGTATGCCAGCGAGAAGTAGAAAATGAAGTAAAAGTGAGAgaatgtgtaatatatatatattactattttgATTAATCTTATATgtgtataattgcacatatatattTCAGTGGGCAAATCTCTGCAAATTCTACTTATTGGAAGTGAAGTGGAATCTGGGTAGATATACTCCAAGCCTGAATGAGTACCTGGACATTGCCTTCATAACAAATGCTGGCCCTCTACTGTTAATGCATGCTTATTTTTGCATTACAAATCCCATTAGCATTGAAGATCTGAAACACTTGGAACAATATCCTGGAATCATTCGCAGCTCTTCCATGATTCTTCGTCTTGCAAATGACTTGGGAACTTCCCCGGTACATACAtgaattactattttaattaatttcttttctttcctgAAAACATATATGATTAATTTGGTGATGTTATGTTGTTGAATAGGATGAGATGCTGAGGGGAGATATTCCGAAATCAATCCAGTATTATATGCGTGAAAGTGGATGTTCAGAAGAGAAAGCTGAGGAGTATATCAATGGCTCAATTGCAGAAACGTGGAAGAAACTGAACACGGAATTAGTGAGGATGGATCGTCCCCTTCTCAAAGAGTTTAGGAGAACAGCCACGAATCTTCCTCGAATTGCTCAATTTATATACCAGCATGGAGACGGATTTGGTGTCCGCCCAGATGAGATGAAGAATCGCATTGTGGATCTGTTCTTTGAACCCATCCCCATGCCGTGAAATCTGCCTGCGGGCATTGCAATTCCCATCCATCCTCAGCTATCTATATCTAAATATAAGTAATCTGCAGGTTCCATTTCGTCGTGTCAGTGGTGAATTATACTTCACACTCCACATGAAAgtgtaataatataaataagctAGGAATCATACCCAATACGACGTTTGTAAGATATATTATACTTCAAATCTGCCTGCAATTTGCATCCATCCTCacctatctatctatctatctatatataagtATTCTGCAGATTCCTTTTGGTCTTGTGAGTGGTGAATTATACTTCACACTCCACATGGAAGTGTAATATAAATAATCTAGGAATCATATCCCTTTTCCCATGTTAACGTTTGTAAGATATATTATGAGTGCTGAACAATCAATCCAGTAAGAAGTGCAAACCTAAGACGCCTGTCTTCGTTTACTACATATTTTTACCATTGTCTCTGTTTCAAATAAACGTCTTAAGTAATACATCGTTTTCGTAAGCTGTTTTGTTGACGGTTACATACTTGGTATGTTTTCTGGTGATGCGTACTTAATagtgcatatttatgtttatttgtgttgtgcatttcttaatattgagtagtgtattttgttaacactagtggtgtaaacCGTACCAACGGCACGGAAAGATGCGATTGGCACCATgaactctaatatatatatatatatatatatatatatatatatatatatatatatatatatatatatatatatatatatatatatatttgtttcttttccCTGTGGTTTGGTTCAAGGAATGTTATATTATTTTAGGGAAAGTTAGATTCATGTATTTGGTTATCTTTATGTGTGTGTTTAATAcccacaaataaataaataagataatggTATGCCAAAGGcatgtggtctagtggcatctgtTGTCctagtttacactcccacatggatgatgtgaGTGGGTTCGAGTGTTAGTGtgactaaaccctaaaccctaaaaaaaaaagataatggtatcatatataattacatgatttaaaaatattaactaattaaaatctttaacttaagaaaaaaaatattttataagcTAAAAtgatgtaataaaaataaaaaatttatctttcttgtgcaatttaaaaataaaaaatttatctttcTTGTGCAATTTGTGAGTAATGCATAGGGGTATAATTTACTTGTTGTACACACTTGAATATTAATAGAAGATGTGaccttttttatattataaaggaGCTGATGGATTATATATGTGACaaggtaattgggtacccgacccgaaaTCGTTGTCATGACCGAGGCAGTTGCCGtccaaactacccaagacacctcactcctcagcatcaatgcgcaacggtccaactccttagcattgatggccaacgttcggcttctcagcattcaacacctcagctcctcagccttgatgacagacgttcagctcctcagcattcaacacctcaggtattgatgtccaacggtcaactcctcatcaatgctccgttactaaGCTGAAAGGAATAagaagactcacaaccacatagtgagggGGGACTTCTGACTACACTTCTGACGACACTTGAACTTCAATACACTCTGAACtcaattgtacactgagcactacacTCAACATTGTATTCAGATATTCAAAcattactcaaataatataccggtaaacacattattaccgtcattggtgctctcgttgagagccgagatcatatctcaggctaaaatcacaaaatcaaaaaaccactcagttcatctcatcactatcaatggcatcTGGATCCAACAGCTCGCACACACCgagtcaggtgaacaagggtcacccctcgggtgatcttcatgagcagctcaacagtaaccatgGAGGTGACCTTtgcagccaactcaacaacaacaaccgcagagaaggtgacctccgtacccaactcaacgacaaccatggtggtggccgtactcccctcccagcTACTGTtgctcccgcccaggtggtggaccttcaggcagcagcgcaggtcatccaacaggcggcggcgacgatggcccaactagtcgcaggaatgcaaggccagatcttaccgccaccaccccctctggaggaagaagtgcaatctccgaggcaaaacagaactcaacgaCAGGAAGGTGGAACTCAACCAGTTTCCAGATCTGTTCGAGACCGACCGACGGCTTCTAGATCTATCCGAGATCGgctgggggtgcaaggatcctccaatagaggtccccgtgcccaagcaggaaaggcagtaaccaaacgaccatccggagaaaggatgggcgaatctggtggattgactccgcgtcactccactagacacaaaacactACAGGAAGGCCTGatggaaagactccaaaggcagatagatgatttggaaaagaaagtagtagcaagagaacactcaccagaaccggaggtaagaatggtcgctccattctctcctgacataatggaagttcctcttccaaaagactttcgactacccaccatcaaggcctacactggcacttcagatccgcgtacccatatgacaagatacaaggcagccatggtcatgattggggcaagcgatgccataatgtgcagagcgttcttgtccactttggacgggactgctcaagattggtttaacacaatcccagacggatcagttcagacttttgcagagctatccaaaagtttcttgtcttatttctccgggagtatacaacataagaaaccattctcacatctcggtggggtaaagcaggataagggagaaagcctgcgagacttcttaagcaaatggaaaaaagaagtcaacaacgtatatgacttcgattcgaaggcagcagttctcatcttcatccaagcactgaggtcaagcgatttccacaaacaactgaacacccatcacccacgctcttatgaagaactcatgagaacggccaaccggtacgcagatgcagaggaggctgacaggagaaagaaggatgaggaggaaggacgaaagagtgagcgacctgataaagctggtccgcccagccaggcaccacgaccaaaccaaccaccctcaacgaaTGGAAGAGATGAGCGACCTCGTCTCGCCCCACCGcggcacttaacaccgcttactcacccggttagcgtgattctaagtcacgctgaggaaatgggaatggtgcattttccctcagcaCCAGCATTCGTTGAGTGTCCgggacagtaccagcatcaacaaagcctacccgacaatgtgtggcgaaaggaaggAGATCCTGAGCCTTCAGCTTCCAACACTAAGAAGAGGAGATGCGACCTGGgcgaggaagcaagaaacagtgagctagaggaaaagtccgtgcaacgcaaaaaacatgtaattcgctGATGGTCGGTCAAAAACTCTCCAATTTGGCCGaagtcagtcctcggccaagttTTCGGTCAAGTTTGGTCGAGGTaacgcaaaaaacatgtaattcgctGATGGTCGGTCAAAAACTCTCCAATTTGGCCGaagtcagtcctcggccaagttTTTGGTCAAGTTTGGTCGAGGTCAGTCCTcgtccaaaatttaaaaaaaaaaaaacaataataataatataattggccgaggtcagtccttggccaacacttggtcgaggcctgacctcggccaacCCTTGGTTTGAAGTCGGCCACATCATCAAGTGGCTCCTCAagtagcgtcacctcatcaagctggtgtcacctcatcaagtggcgctgctcctcatcaaataaaaaactctattcccttatggccggcacgagatccgatctcgctagctacctgacgggagagtgttttcctgggtcaagccagatgcttgatttcaaaagcaccacactctagtcccttagggctggCACGAGAACCGATCtcactagctacctgacggNTGCCGATGTACGTGACCTCGGCGCGGGCCGAGGTCACGTACTGTGACTTCGGCACTTGCCGAAGTCACGCCGTagcgtgacttcggcccagcgccgaggtcacgcgaCCTCGGCCCCGCGCCGAAGTAGCGTGACTTCGGCGCTGGCTGAAGTCACGCTAccgcgtgacctcggcgctggccgaagtcacgctgcccagcgccgaggtcacgcgacctcggccccgtgccgaagtcacaAGCCACGTGACCTCGGCACGATGCCGAGGTAGGAAAAcgtaaaaaacaaaacaaaaaaaaaaaacaaacaaaaaaaattcatccaATAAAATTTCCTTCTAGAatccaatatacaaaatttttagCACAAGTGCCAGGCTAATACTCCCTACCTACCTCCGCCattctcgctagctagggagtggggggctggtgacagggtaattgggtacccNACCCGAAACCGTTGTCATGACCGAGGCAGTTGCCGtccaaactacccaagacacctcactcctcagcatcaatgcgcaacggtccaactcctcagcattgatggccaacgttcggctcctcagcattcaacacctcagctcctcagccttgatgacagacgttcagctcctcagcattcaacacctcaggtattgatgtccaacggtcaactcctcatcaatgctccgttactaaGCTGAAAGGAATAagaagactcacaaccacatagtgagggGGGACTTCTGACTACACTTCTGACGACACTTGAACTTCAATACACTCTGAACtcaattgtacactgagcactacacTCAACATTGTATTCAGATATTCAAAcattactcaaataatataccggtaaacacattattaccgtcacattactcaaataatataccggtaaacacattattaccgtcaatatGATTGAgaggttttttttatttttatttttttgttttggtgttaaagattaaaaaaattgtaattctgaaatgattttcaactttttttttttttgaaatcaaaatgtaactaATATATTAAGATGAAAAAAAGGTGTTGAACACATACTGGAATAGAAAAATGTCTAATTATGGGACTAGACTGAGAATTTGTTGACTTTGCAAGAGTGTGGGCTAACACATTTGCTGATCTAcgaataaaatagtaaaaacatAGATTCAAAGTGCCTAGCTAACTTACGACACTCCTTAATTACACAATCATCATATGAATTATCAGGTGATGGATTATTTAAAAGGTGACAGACATTGAGACTGTTTGACTCTATCCTTACATGCTAGCCTTCATCTTTGAGCTAAGACAATGCTTCCTTTACTACTAAAGCCTCGGCTACATGAGGATCGTCTAGGCTCCTAAGTGGGCCGTTTGCTGCGCCTACGAATGTGCCGGTATTAGTGAGGACTGCTGCAAAGGAAGATTGACCCCTACCTGGAGTTACAGCCACGTCAACTTGACAGATAACCTCTTCGAGAAGAGCTATTATGGTGATCTGGTGAGCTACGCACAGACTGCACGTGGTCAAAGGTGGCGGATGGTTCAGTCTCTGTCGATGAGGTCCATTGATTAATGAGGCTCAAGTTTATGCTAATACTTTCGTTCATATTGAACATGTACCACATACGCAATTAGCAATTGTGTTGGGCCTTTGGGGTACAATACTGAAACTAAAAACGCAAATGGAAATTGCGTGTGGCTTTTAAACGCCTAAAAACGCAAATGGAAATTGCGTGTGGCTTTTCAATACCTAAAAACGCAAATGGAAATTGCGTGTggcttttaaatttcaattgaggtttttttttttttttttttagatcacAAACGCATGCAATTGTGTTATGTGTAGATATGACTTGGCAATTCGTGTACAGGGGTTTTAACATGTCGACAGGATAACGATACGAACACAATAAGGTTAAACACAGACACGACACGTTAAATTAAGGTTAATGGTCGGGTTAAAATTCTTAACACGAATTGAATACGAACACAATTTGTGATCGGGTTAAACAAGTTGACACGATAGCCACGTTTTGTTAAAAGGTTTCAGATTGTGTCGGCACAATATGACACAAAACACATTTATATCCGCtaaaactattaatatttttttaaaaaaaaaacacacaaatttgaagtttaagttatataaataagaaataaaacatacaatttaatctaccaaacaaattaaaaaatatattcaatccataacattcataaaatgataaaataacatccaaaaatcataattaaaaaaattccataATAGTATATGTAGTcaataaagtataaattttatcaagtgTTTAAAATCATGATGCACCTCTTTTTATTAAGCAATTAAAGTATGACAGATCATTGGAAATAATAAATGAGGATAGAAAATAGGAATacattatcatatttttaaCGCAAATCAAGCTGCTAACAATGCCAAGTATTCCGTATTAGAAAGTACAATCAGTATGCAGCAAATTATATGAGTCCTAAACCGATGCCCAAAAGTTAGAATAATATTTtgtatactttttattttttttattcttctaGAAAAAAAGTATGTTCAATGAGAATCACAATAGTGATTTGTGGTGTAATTTTTGAGGAAGCAAATCTTATGTGGAGGAGGGAGAGTTTATTAAAAAGGTGCAATGCACTGGAAAAATTGGAATGTAGCACGCAAGTAACCACtaaactatacaattcaaactttCTATAAAAGAGTAtcatatatatagtggtgcaaatttatttatttctcattcacatattatccgttttgagcgtaaaaatatatcaatatttttgTCGAAGAACGTTAATCTACTTTGACCCAACCCAAATTAGAAGTAGATcaaacatatatttgtaccacacaatagttactttttattttttgaaaaaaatagccatttaaaatgttaattttaagcTATTTTTTTCaccaatattaaaacaaaaaggttGAATATATTCAGTAATTAATCTTACAATAATTGATAATCACGCAATCATGCATACATGgcttttcaattaatttagaaGCCGTCGGCGCCTACTATACGGGACTGAGAAATTGCGTATACACTagtctctctctatatataagcCCATTCTCCTATACTCTTGTATTCATCACTCATCTCCCTATTAGCGCTAAGtgaaatcattttcttattACTTAGTCTGTCCGGccattttccaaaataaataGAAATGTATAATGGTAATAGGAGATCAGGGAATTATAAACCAAGCatctgggatgatgattatgTGCAATCTCGAACCGCTATCTATACTGTAAGCTAGCTATACATAAAATTAagactttatatatattaatgttatgCATTCTTTTTAATAGGGTACCGGCCAATTCCTCTCCTCGTACTGATAATCTGATATGATACAGATCAGATGGcgcttttcattttctttatgtTTTATCTGATTCATGAATGTATTCTACTATTACAGGAAAACGAGTTCTCTAAACGGGCAGCTGAGCTAAAAGAAGGTGTGAGGAAAATGGTGGAGGATAAAATGGATCCATTAGAAAAGCTTGAGCTTGTGGATCTCCTGCAAAGACTGGGCGTATCCTATCATTTTGAGGATGAAATACAGCATGTTTTGGAGCATATCTACACTTCCTCTTGCTGGTGTAATGGCGATCAAGATTTATATGCTACTGCTTTGCATTTCCGGCTGCTTAGACAGCACGGCTACAAAGTCCCTCAAGGTGCGTACTTTGAACACCCATGCACACACTCCATAGAAATAAAAACAGTAAAAGCTATAATTAAACCTCgtattaatttgtttttgttacaGAGGTTTTCTGTGGTTTCATGGATGAGGAAGGAAATTTCAGGAGAAGCTTGAGCGAGGATACGAAGGGAATCCTTAGTCTGTACGAAGCAACATACCTATGCATGGAGGGTGAGAGCATTATGGAAGCAGCCCAACATTTGTGCACTAAACATCTTAGAGAAATCCAAAACATGAAGGTATTAGAGGAAGATCTGGTGGAGCATGCTCTAGAAATGCCTGTATACTGGAGGATGCAGAGGTTTGAAG encodes:
- the LOC116030872 gene encoding (-)-alpha-terpineol synthase-like; the protein is MYNGNRRSGNYKPSIWDDDYVQSRTAIYTEKEFSKRAAELKEGVRKMVDENMDPLEKLELVDLLQRLGVSYHFEDEIQHVLEHIYTSFGCNGDQDLYATALHFRLLRQHGYKVPQEVFCGFMDEEGKFKRSLSEDTKGILSLYEATYLCMEGESIMEAAQHLCTKHLREIQNMNVLDQDLVEHALEMPLYWRMQRFEARWFISVYEKRHNMKPVLLEFAKLDYNMVQAKYLEELKQMSKWNKDIRLAEKMSFARDRLVEGFLWAVGFTPDPQFEYCRKISTKLAVLITILDDLYDVYGALDELEIFTDVVQRWDVNAAETVLPEYMKICFLAIFNSMNELGYDVLKDQGLSIITNIRKQWANLCKFYLLEVKWNLGRYTPSLNEYLDIAFITNAGPLLLMHAYFCITNPISIEDLKHLEQYPGIIRSSSMILRLANDLGTSPDEMLRGDIPKSIQYYMRESGCSEEKAEEYINGSIAETWKKLNTELVRMDRPLLKEFRRTATNLPRIAQFIYQHGDGFGVRPDEMKNRIVDLFFEPIPMP